In Anopheles bellator chromosome 2, idAnoBellAS_SP24_06.2, whole genome shotgun sequence, the genomic stretch GCGTAATGAAGAAAGTCTTTCCCTCCCCGGCAATTAGAGTAACGTAGAGCGGGGGGTTAGTGTACTGTAGTAGAAACCACCACAGACCACAGAACTGTAAGTAAGTAGTAAACCGAAaagccgatcggatcgcgCAGATGAAGGCAACCCAAATGAACTTAACGTAGGACCCGTTTTTGTACCATAAAATGTTGCGATGGTCGACCGTCTCGGACCTGATCTGAGTCGCAGCGAGCGGGAAAAATAGACAAATTTACAAGCCCCGAAGTCCGGCCACTCTTCCGCAGTGAGGTAGATAAACTAAACGGAAACGGCAGTAAATCCATTACAAGCAGCCCGGAAAACATTTAACATAACGAAAAAGTAACACAGTAAAAAATGGCCGCACAAACACAACTAGGAACTATTAAATATTAGGGAGCGAAAAACCGCGCGAATTctaggagaaaaaaacacgtaaCAAATTCAACtcttttaaaaatcaattgtAAAGTACGGAACACTAGTAGCTGTGCTGTAACACAGAACgtgttaaattgaaattttcgccagcgaaacagatAAAGCCGGTTCCGGGTTTAGATAGGTGTAAATGAGAACGGCGGTGTAATGTGTAAGAACTCATCCATTATTTGATAGccacccccaccccggggggtaGTATAAATAagccgaaaagggaaaacgaagcaaattCCTCGATCTGTAGGGAGCGCTTGTACCACATTTTGATGATCCCCGGAACACCTAGAGTGTAAGAAGCCAAAACAGTTCGCGCGAAACGTGTgcgtactgctgctgcagaccacagaaaaaaaggcgCTAAAACTAATCGACCGTAAAACTATAAACGTAATACCGCACCCTGACCGGCACCCAGCGCACTCCAttgggtcgtcgtcgtcgtcgtcgtgggtcTCACGAATGCAAACGGAGAAcggtcggccggccccggAGAAACTCCGACAGTTTCTTGTGGGCGAACCCTTTtcggttggtgtttttttgtttcactttcttccataaaaaaaacgcaaaagcgAACAAATGAAATGAGGGTTACGCAGAAACGATACGAAACCAGACACTGTGTAGGTGGGATTGTGCGTAAGAGgaaaggagcagcagcgaaacGCTGATAAAACAATGACGGCGAAATAAATCGCGGATGAAACtccaacaaaccaaaccataaACCAACGCGTAGCAAAGAAAAGACCCACCCGCTGGGGGGCGGGCGGAAGATCATCATTTCGATTCGCGCGCGTGGGACCCCACAAAAAGCGGCGGACATCGGTTTTCATTCCTTCCACAGGCTTCGCCGCCAAAGCGAACGCTACTACCCTTAACGGCGCGGGGCCGTCTAGTGCGAACCCCGGTCCGAACATCTACGACAGCTGCTACCCACCGCGACCCCCGAACGGCCCGAAGACGCACCCCGTCATGCGGACACCGAAAAAGGTTACTGGTTCTCTCTGTCCCTCATTCTCTCTCTTATTTGCTATTATCCATTTAAGTTTAAGTGCAACACCATTTGTATTATAATGGGAGTGTAATagtttgtaatattttttgtcCATAGCCCCCGCCAACCCCAATAGTGTTAGTTCGGTGCGattgtgtttctcttttttttttagtaaaacatccttttgtaaaataatatcTGTACATTTGTAATATGCTGTGTTTCGTTAGGCTTCTTAGTATTGTTTTAGTACACTCATCGCGGGTTCAACGTTTGTTAATAAATTGATTCACAAAGCAGGGAAAGGCTccaaaacatacacacatacgcacacgcGAAGCATGATCGCTATCGAGggacacaccgacaccgaaagTACACTACAACAAACAGGCGAGACCCAAACAACGTGAACAACACATGAGTTTATGTAGTTACTTTTTGGCAGACTGTTGTTTACTTCTCCGTTCTGTTTCAAGCGAATTAATGCGTTTAGTTTGCTGCGAGTATTCGCTAATGCTTTGTTGGTTCCATACTTTAAGAGTGTTAAGTTGAGTTCCGTTTATccgttttgttccgttttgtttttcttcctttttacTGTTTCCAATCGATTAGAACTTACTTGTCTTCGAGTTATTGATTAATGTATAATTTTAGCATAAGTTTGGACTGCATGTGACTATTGTTTCTAACTGCTATTAATCTGTTGCCTTGCATGAGTGCATGATACTAATTTGGATATACTACCTTTGATTTGAAAGATTTCCTAACACAAGTCCGGTGAATTAGTTTCCGTTAAAGTATAAACCGGCGAGGGTCACTAATTTCAGTTTGGTTTTGCTAGGTTAGAACATTCGATTGGTTTACATTTGTATGGTAATAGTATACTGTCTAACTTGAGAGGTAACTGACTAAACTGGAAGCATTAATGATTATCTGTATTATAAATTTATGATTagtgaaaaaacaaacctcaaGATATGGGTCCCTTTTTTAGTTTGTCGATAATGCGTCTGGATGATAACACATCGAAAAGGCggtaaattttaaaattattctctttcgttctctcgtTCCTTTAGCTTGCAAGCCCCAGTCGTACCTGTACAAAGGACGCTGCTACCTTCGGTGTCCTCCAGGGACGTTTTCTTCCGTGCCACCACAACAACCGAGCGccgcggacgacgatgagaGGCCAACGAACATCCAGCAACAACCGCTGCCGGCGACTTCTCTACGCAAACGACGCCGCCAACAACAGCCGCAACAGGTGTTCGACGAAGCTTCGCCGTTCCAGGCGATTGGGAAGGAAGCTTCCGCTTCCCCATCGAATCGATCTTCCGACGCGGCCGACTGCCTCCAGTGCCATACCACGTGCCTCAAGtgttccggtcccgggccaACCGAGTGTGTCGAGTGTCAGGCAGCTTTTCGCTTCGAGCCAgcggcgaacggaacgcggAACGGCAGCAACGCGATCTGTGTGTCAATCAACGCAAAACGTCCATCGTCGGCCGAAAGTGGCGGCCGTCTGAAAGGACTCGTGCGACCGGGAACttcgccgccggcggccacatCACCTGATGCCGGAGCGAGCAGCGGCAAGCCGTCATCCTACTTTGTGCCGCTCCTCTTCCTGGGGCTGGTGCTGACCGGAGCCTTCGGTGTAATTTACTTGCTGTGGCTCCGCTGCTTCCAAGGATCACCCGGCGGGGGTAGCAGCATGCTCGAGGAGCTCACCAGTGCGGCCGACGGTGGTAGCTCCGGGTTGGCCAGCATACGTTACGATCGCGTGCAAAccaacgaggacgatgacgatgacaacgAACAGGAGGTGGACAGTGGGGCCAGCAGCGGGGACGACGatatgttttccatttccacggAAATCATTGCACCGATCGAGCGGTAGATCGGTAACGGGGCCAGTAAACTTGAGCCAACGACGAACATTGTGAACACATTTTAGGGGCAGCTAGTAGTTTTTTGAAGAAGCAATATCCGCATTAACACTGTATGTTGACAaaagatggcaataaaatgcaatattttaaagtaaatACGTGTGTCCTTTGCGTGTGAAGTGGCGCTTGCGAAAGAAAGTTGAAGGATTTGTATGCTGAAAGAAATCGAGTCTGCCAGTTCAATCAACCGTTGGAGGAATGTTACCCTGCACtagagacaatgttaatatcTCTGATGCTATTCTGTACCAGTTCATTTTTACGGGCGGAGTTAACGTCAACCCCCCTATTATAACTGGtgtcccgggattcgaacccagacCAGCTGCATGGAcggcgacgagcgttaccgactgctctatcagcggggcTAAGTTAGAATGTTACTACGTTCTAGAATTGATTCAAtaacaagaaagaaaaattatcaaaactaCAGGCGCAGGCGCCTCTAATTCATATTCACCACGTTCTCGTCATTCATATTCACCACGAAGAAACAACTCCCCACTTGCTGCGCCGCTGCTCGGCGACAAAGATCGGCCGAGCGAGAAAAAACGTCGCCAAACGAGTGCACCAAAATTTGGCCGATTTCTAACAGGAGCGCAGACCTTGGTTAGAGGTAGCCGGAGCTGGTACCGACAGTAACGGCAACAGGGCCCCGATCACGCCCCCTTTCCGGAACGCAGCCGATTGGTCAGATTGGCCATTATCGGACGTATTATCAGTGAAACCGATAACTATTTCGCTCTATCGTCCGTAATCAATCGGAGTGTCATTGCTAATCTGCACTTTTCAACACTCTAGTTATGGCCGCTTCCCCTGTTGATTTGCAATGGCGGGTAGTGATTAGCTTGCGGAGTGATAAGTGGAATATTTATTGAtctgtggtttgttttgttccatttttcgcaGAGCTTGCACTGAGCGATTGTATCTTAAGGTAGCTTCGTAAGGTTACACGATCATCATAACTAGCAAAATGCATAAACATTAGCATTCAATCGATTAGCAATTACTTTTACATTCTAACACTAGTTGGTCACATCGTCAAACGTTGACTTATTTCCTAAAGTCCTATAAGGAACCGAACTACCGAGGAGTAATGAAAACTCGTCCGATCTAATCAACTAACTGGTGGCGACCCGCCTTGCGAGACACATTAATGCCAGCGTGTGGAAGATGAAGTACTGCCCAACGAGCGCCAACAAATCCGTCCGTAGATGGGTGCCGCTGAACGAATACTGTGCCAGCACCTCCTCGCCGTTGTGCAAACACACGCTCGGAATTATGCTAGAACAttctgcaaacaaaaaatttagGCTATCGGCCGGTTCAGCGGGGCCCTTTACCACCGACAATCCTCACCGATGGTCTTTACTCCGTCCCACTGCGCAATGGACACGGCTTCGCTGGCAAACATCATCCACGAAACTAACGGCATCCAGCGGAGGTACTTCGGCATTGACCTGTGGCGAGtgaaaatgttacaattttAAATCCAACTGTTCGAACTATTCAGCCACCGAAGCAGAGTCGTACCAAATTTTGATGAATATTCCCGACGTGATCATGAGGATGTAGTCGAACGGTACCAGGTACGACATCGCGGAAGCAATCGAGGGAAACAGGGTGGAAAAGAAGCATCCGCAAGCGATGGAAACATTGATGACGAGCACGGACACAGCTACCGTAACCGCTAGGGCGAGGAGCGTTGGTCTCAGGTTCGCAAGGAAGTACACGATCAGTATGAAGGCACAGGTTTCCAGCAGAATGAACGGGGTCTAGATATGGGGGTCATGTTTAAACCGTCTCATGAAAAGGATCTCCTTCGGCTGTTTTTCCCCTTGACCTCACCATCGACAGGATGTGTGCGATGTAGAACTGAGCCGTACCGTACAGGTTGGCCTTTTTCTCGCGCTGAAACAGTGGAAAGCTCTCCGGAAACAGTGATAGGGCCGCGTACATCGGCAGAAACGTGTTCTCGGAGACGATCAGAAATATGACTCCCTGCATCGCCTGGACACCCTTCTGCGTCAACTGGATTGAGTTCGAAAAACAGGACCCCACCAACAACGCGATCACCTAGAAGTATCACAAAAGTTAGCGACTACCCTAATCTAGAgccgttttttgttcattttctaAGCAGCATCCGCCACCAATGGCCACTGGTCGGACCCTAACAATGATAATCGCGCTAACCTACGACACTGCCTCGTGCCATGGGGTAATTGCGCTTTcaaaacacaccaaaacgGTTGCAGCGGCTTATCAAGTTTATGAACTCGACGTCAGCCGTCGAGTGGCCGGAGGTCGGACGAAAAAGAGCCTGTCTTAACCAACCCCAAGGCCTTCACCAatgacggtggtggcactgAAATCCGCACTGAGACACTGCACCGTACTAACACCACACTGGCCATCAACGACACCGTTGGTGGGACCTTAACAACGATAATCGCGCTAACCTACGACGTGCCATGGGGTAATTGTGCTGTCACAACACGCAAAAACGTTGCACCGGCTTATCAAGCTAATGAGCTCGCCACCCGACAAGTCTTACGTTTGGCGAAAAAATGCGTCCGTTTTTACCAACCCTGAGAACTTACTATTCGCTGAACAACCTTGTAGTACTGAAGCTTCGGGTTGCGGTGCGACTGGAGCATATTCCGGTACACTAGCCACAGAAGCGTGTAGAACCACCGGCGGTCACCTTCTCCCGCCACCTGCAGCAGGAACTGGAGGTTTCGGCCGTCGGTCGCACACCGATACAACTCCGCACTGATCAGCGCCTCCTGGGACCGTGCCGACTCACTGGCGGCGTAGCAGTTGCAGATCGCATTCGGACACATACCACCCGTCGTGAATCCGttgcccgtggccgtggtcggcGTGGCGAGAGCCTTCACGAGAACGTCGGCCGTATTGTAGCCCGGGGCGCACTCGAGTCCGAAGAACTGTACCGCACCAAGCGGTGTACCGATAAAGCCGGTCCTGCCCCCGGTCAGCAGAATGACGCTATCGAACTCGAAAAATAGCTCCTCCGAGGGCTGATGGATACTACACAGCACGGTGGTTCCGGCACGGGTCAACGTTTGCATCATGGCCACCAGCTGGCGGGCACTGTACGAGTCCAGACCGGTCGTCGGTTCGTCGCAGAACAgaaaccggggccgggacaGCATCTCGACGGCAAAGGCGAGCCGCTTCTTTTCCCCACCCGACAGCGTCTTGCCGAAACCACCGATCCCGCCGTCGATCCTAGTTCCGGCACACTTCTCCAACCCGGTCATCGACAGGAGCTCCCCGATCATGGTACGTTTATCCTTCGATGGAACGCGTGCCCCTAGCTTCAGGTTCGCCATCAGCTCCAGGTGCTCGCGGACCGTGATCGACGCCGGCAGCAACTCGTCCTGGTAAATGTAGCCACTGATGTTGTACATGTACGGACCGATGGGGCACCCGTTCACGCGGACATCACCTGTAACCGTCATTTTGCCTGCAACATCAGAAACCAGGTACTGTTAGCAAACCCAATGCAACCATGTTCTTCGCTGGCCCACTCCCAGGAACATACCACACTTCCGGTAGGCCAGGACGGACATCAGGGTGGTTTTACCGGCACCACTCGGCCCCATCAGTGCTACCAGCGTTCCAGGCTGTAGAGTTCCCGTGATATCGTTCAGCACCGGTTGTCGGTTGTGTTTGTCGGCACTCGACTCTGGGACTACGGTCAAGTTTTGCCAAAACAGGGTCACCCCGCCCTGATTCGGTTCACTCTGCCGTGTCGTTTTCCCATTGGTGCTGCTCCCAATTATACCATCGGCAGTTTCACTGTTTTCGCCACCCATCGTTTGCTGAAGTGAACAAAAATCAACGACTTGGCCGAGCGATAAAGGTAGTATCACCCAAGTGCGAAATTCCGTTGTTTAAATCAGTAGCTAACAGGTATCAGTCAACAGTAAACATTTCGAAGATTGATGTAACGGAAAAACAACCGGAATATTGCCGGGTCGGAGCCCTGAAGACTGTTGATGCATGGAATAGTCGCGTTTCACATCTGGTTTACGTACTCATACGGGCTGGGGATACAATTTTCGATTTACTAGACTGGATCGATCTTACAGCTTTTGTCAATCAAAGATGGCGATCGTAAAATTCGGTTTCTATGCATCGAAATCGTGGACCAGCATTACGAAGAAACTTAACATCCAGACGCTACACTGATGTACGCCTTAGAATATCTACTATTTGCCACTGATCACACGACCACGGATAAGAAATAATAGATCAGCGCAAAAAGATGCGTTCGAAACACCAGACCTAAGCAGGACCAatctgctgcgctgctgggcACAGACTGACGAAGATCCTCGCCAACGGTGCTCATCCTGTAATCTAGCATTAGTCTTATCATACAGTGTTGCCGAATTGCGAatgctttcgttttttaatGCTACTAATAACAAAGTTCGGAAGTGTGGGCCTTGCCTAAGCTCGTTAGAATTTAAATTAGGATCGATCATTAACCCGTTTGCCAGACAAACTGGCGATGTTTTGCgcttattatttttaaacctcaagataaaataaaataatagaaacaCACAGATTACCTTAGTTCAAGATCGATAGATTGAAACGATCAATAATACGATCGAACGATCAGAGCACAATTTTATCATCCGCGTTTGGTGTCGCATCTTCTTGAATTCAACACGACCGATCTTAGCCTGTCGCCAGTCGCCAGTCGCCAGAGTTCAAGACATGGCCGTTGGGAACATTAATAAGATGAATTAGTAGGATTAGCAAGTAAGAGGGATGGATCacatattttgattaaaagtGGCATCTTTCCGACTTGTTGACCCTTGGGAACGGAATTTACTAGACATGATGTGTTTTTTCAATTCACGTCCCCATTATATACTTATCAGACGGTATTTTTCGGCGGTGATCAAATTTTGCTcttctttcgatttcgttttgtTACGTTCCCGATTGATCCCACAACCATTCCAATGCGCTTTGCGGTACCGACAACTAAGTAACAAATCATTTCCAAACACGTTATCACTCCCAAACACGCGCTGACGTACGCCGAGGAGTGCGCCGCGCCGCTGCCGCTAACATTAGAAAGTTAGAGGTTCGAATGATTAAATTGTTAGCCCGTCAGGAACGGAAGCCGACTCAACTCAATTAGTCGAGGAAAAAATTAGACCAGGCGCCGATTGGCTTTTGCAGAAGCTGATAAGACCATCCCGTGACCTACGGTACACGAGGGCGACACGCGTGccacgaaaagcgaaaagcacCAACAacgcgaaggcgaaggaacGGGAATGAAGATAATGCAGGCACCAATCCCCCGCAGGCCAATAACTACGTGGACATACAAGGATGCTAACCGAAGGTTTCGGATCGGATAACTAAAGGTTTACCGTTACTTAAATGGGCAATAACTTTATTGTGTTCTGTAATT encodes the following:
- the LOC131207353 gene encoding protein scarlet-like; the protein is MGGENSETADGIIGSSTNGKTTRQSEPNQGGVTLFWQNLTVVPESSADKHNRQPVLNDITGTLQPGTLVALMGPSGAGKTTLMSVLAYRKCGKMTVTGDVRVNGCPIGPYMYNISGYIYQDELLPASITVREHLELMANLKLGARVPSKDKRTMIGELLSMTGLEKCAGTRIDGGIGGFGKTLSGGEKKRLAFAVEMLSRPRFLFCDEPTTGLDSYSARQLVAMMQTLTRAGTTVLCSIHQPSEELFFEFDSVILLTGGRTGFIGTPLGAVQFFGLECAPGYNTADVLVKALATPTTATGNGFTTGGMCPNAICNCYAASESARSQEALISAELYRCATDGRNLQFLLQVAGEGDRRWFYTLLWLVYRNMLQSHRNPKLQYYKVVQRIVIALLVGSCFSNSIQLTQKGVQAMQGVIFLIVSENTFLPMYAALSLFPESFPLFQREKKANLYGTAQFYIAHILSMTPFILLETCAFILIVYFLANLRPTLLALAVTVAVSVLVINVSIACGCFFSTLFPSIASAMSYLVPFDYILMITSGIFIKIWSMPKYLRWMPLVSWMMFASEAVSIAQWDGVKTIECSSIIPSVCLHNGEEVLAQYSFSGTHLRTDLLALVGQYFIFHTLALMCLARRVATS